A window of the Planococcus citri chromosome 4, ihPlaCitr1.1, whole genome shotgun sequence genome harbors these coding sequences:
- the LOC135843491 gene encoding uncharacterized protein LOC135843491 isoform X1 produces MVTAGRCGFCETCFILASIATLVQSRSFQEGPKRSDASEYDSPMGFGLLENTDNLNTMDLKTNPISSKNDLNNNNAQQPQLYDYDTTDQNKPDYVEFTEKQSSTEGWCVVWYLGAFGSLVCFFLIITCMELFFRMPLYRQSHLQAFIQNLHNENKPYTPESPPPPYHLFAPPDYNETVQKAADDKRKTLDIFVIPIYQGPAKTPMPAVVQQV; encoded by the exons atGGTGACCGCTGGAAGATGTGGATTTTGCGAAACATGCTTCATTCTGGCCTCCATCGCAACATTAGTGCAAAGCAGATCGTTTCAAgaag GTCCCAAAAGGTCAGATGCATCAGAATATGACTCCCCTATGGGTTTTGGCCTGCTGGAAAATACCGATAACCTGAACACCATGGATCTCAAAACGAATCCCATCAGCAGCAAGAACGACTTGAATAACAATAACGCTCAGCAACCGCAGCTCTACGATTACGATACGACCGATCAAAATAAACCAG ATTATGTTGAATTTACAGAAAAACAATCGTCAACCGAGGGCTGGTGTGTTGTTTGGTATCTCGGAGCATTCGGAAGCCTGGTCTGCTTCTTTTTGATAATCACCTGCATGGAGTTATTCTTCCGTATGCCTTTATATCGTCAAAGTCACTTGCAAGCTTTTATACAGAACTTACACAACGAAAACAAACCGTATACTCCGGAATCGCCGCCACCACCGTACCATCTTTTCGCCCCACCTGATTACAACGAGACTGTCCAAAAAGCTGCAGATGATAAACGTAAAACATTGGATATTTTCGTCATACCGATCTACCAAGGACCAGCCAAAACTCCCATGCCGGCTGTTGTCCAGCAAGTATAA
- the LOC135843491 gene encoding uncharacterized protein LOC135843491 isoform X2, with protein sequence MVTAGRCGFCETCFILASIATLVQSRSFQEGPKRSDASEYDSPMGFGLLENTDNLNTMDLKTNPISSKNDLNNNNAQQPQLYDYDTTDQNKPEKQSSTEGWCVVWYLGAFGSLVCFFLIITCMELFFRMPLYRQSHLQAFIQNLHNENKPYTPESPPPPYHLFAPPDYNETVQKAADDKRKTLDIFVIPIYQGPAKTPMPAVVQQV encoded by the exons atGGTGACCGCTGGAAGATGTGGATTTTGCGAAACATGCTTCATTCTGGCCTCCATCGCAACATTAGTGCAAAGCAGATCGTTTCAAgaag GTCCCAAAAGGTCAGATGCATCAGAATATGACTCCCCTATGGGTTTTGGCCTGCTGGAAAATACCGATAACCTGAACACCATGGATCTCAAAACGAATCCCATCAGCAGCAAGAACGACTTGAATAACAATAACGCTCAGCAACCGCAGCTCTACGATTACGATACGACCGATCAAAATAAACCAG AAAAACAATCGTCAACCGAGGGCTGGTGTGTTGTTTGGTATCTCGGAGCATTCGGAAGCCTGGTCTGCTTCTTTTTGATAATCACCTGCATGGAGTTATTCTTCCGTATGCCTTTATATCGTCAAAGTCACTTGCAAGCTTTTATACAGAACTTACACAACGAAAACAAACCGTATACTCCGGAATCGCCGCCACCACCGTACCATCTTTTCGCCCCACCTGATTACAACGAGACTGTCCAAAAAGCTGCAGATGATAAACGTAAAACATTGGATATTTTCGTCATACCGATCTACCAAGGACCAGCCAAAACTCCCATGCCGGCTGTTGTCCAGCAAGTATAA